Proteins encoded in a region of the Triticum dicoccoides isolate Atlit2015 ecotype Zavitan chromosome 3A, WEW_v2.0, whole genome shotgun sequence genome:
- the LOC119266934 gene encoding putative disease resistance protein RGA3 — MATILEALLRSCASKLQDIVTNEAILILGVEEELAKLLQRVELIQCCIYDAEKRRAKELAVNNWLGQLRDVIYDVDEILDVARCKGSKLLPNHPSSSSSNSAACKGHSVFPCFRNIGSRRDVAVRIRTLNRKVENISKDKIFLTFNSSAQPNGSGPTSKLIRSSNLVEPNLVGKEIIHSSRKLVDLVLANKEKKSYKLAVVGTGGVGKTTLAQKVYNDQKIKGSFKMHAWICVSQDYSEVTLLKEVLRNIGVHHEQGETITELQRKLAETIEGKSFFLVLDDVWHSNVWMDLLRPALHKTTSGVMLVTTRDDQITRRIGVEHTHRVDLMSVEVGWELLWKSMNIDEKEVQNLRNTGIEIIRKCGCLPLAIKVTASVLASRDRTDNEWKKILRRYACSQNMLSNEIEGALYLSYDELPYRLKQCFLYCALYIEDSTILRRVITRLWIAEGFIEEQQGQLLEDTAEEYYYELIHRNLLQPDNGSFNQAECKMHDLLRQLALSISKEECFIGDIETLSGENMSKLRRVTAVSKKEELVLPSMNKVEAKVRTFFTVHGPRSIEYSLFKRFLLLRVLVLNYSLVQSIPDYIGRLIHLRLLDLDYTGISCLPESIGSLQNLQILSLNYCDALHNLPSAISQLYSLRCLSLLDTKINQVQKGIGKLKFLTDLRGFPVGAGIENADVQDGWKLEELSSLSLLRYLTLVKLERAACYSTNTLLTNKNHLKGLVLDWTSYSEDVSTEEVFEQLIPPSNLETLHIIGFLGRQYPNWFGNTCLSSLAHVTLRNLRCVDLPPIGQLPNLKFLRIDGAYAVTKVGPEFVGCGKGDPLCNELVAFPKLEWLVLKHLPNWEEWSFFEEKEEAEDADDEGGANGVAEIQKEDAQSARSRLFPRLVRLKLEGCLKLRALPRQLGEDTVSLRKLELIRTNNLKAVEDFPHLTELLHKCEGLEKVSNLPQVTDLQVRGCLNLSRVEGLGSLQQLGLGEDTQEISSHWVLGLQNQHQRLYGEDLDVYSLSTS, encoded by the coding sequence ATGGCGACCATACTAGAAGCTCTGCTTCGATCATGTGCCAGTAAGTTGCAAGATATCGTTACAAATGAAGCCATACTAATCTTAGGGGTGGAAGAAGAGCTCGCAAAACTGCTGCAACGAGTTGAACTAATTCAGTGCTGTATATATGATGCTGAGAAAAGGAGGGCAAAAGAGTTGGCAGTAAACAATTGGCTTGGCCAACTGAGAGATGTTATATATGATGTTGATGAAATTCTGGACGTGGCTAGATGCAAAGGAAGCAAGCTACTGCCTAACCACccttcatcatcatcaagcaaCTCGGCTGCATGTAAAGGTCATTCGGTTTTCCCTTGCTTTCGTAACATTGGTTCACGTCGTGACGTTGCTGTTCGGATTAGAACCCTCAACAGAAAGGTAGAGAACATTTCAAAGGACAAAATATTCTTAACATTCAACAGTAGTGCACAACCTAATGGAAGTGGTCCAACATCCAAACTGATAAGAAGTTCCAACCTTGTTGAGCCCAACCTTGTGGGAAAGGAAATCATACATTCTAGCAGGAAGTTGGTGGACTTGGTGCTTGCAAACAAGGAAAAGAAGTCTTACAAGCTTGCTGTTGTTGGAACCGGAGGAGTCGGTAAGACAACACTAGCTCAGAAAGTATACAATGACCAAAAAATAAAAGGAAGCTTCAAGATGCATGCTTGGATTTGTGTTTCGCAAGACTACAgtgaagtaactcttttgaaggagGTGCTCCGAAATATTGGTGTGCATCATGAGCAAGGTGAAACCATAACTGAGCTGCAGAGAAAGCTTGCAGAAACAATAGAAGGAAAGAGTTTCTTTCTGGTTCTAGATGATGTATGGCATTCCAATGTATGGATGGATCTATTAAGGCCTGCATTACACAAAACAACATCTGGAGTAATGTTGGTAACCACACGAGATGATCAAATTACAAGGAGAATAGGCGTAGAGCATACCCATCGAGTTGATCTCATGTCAGTAGAGGTGGGATGGGAGCTACTTTGGAAGAGCATGAATATTGATGAGAAAGAAGTGCAGAATTTAAGAAACACGGGGATTGAGATTATCCGTAAATGCGGTTGCCTCCCTCTTGCAATCAAAGTTACTGCCAGTGTTCTGGCAAGCAGGGATCGAACAGATAATGAGTGGAAAAAGATTTTGAGAAGATATGCTTGCTCCCAGAACATGCTCTCTAATGAAATAGAAGGAGCTTTGTATCTAAGCTACGATGAGTTACCATATCGTCTGAAGCAGTGTTTCCTTTATTGTGCATTGTATATTGAAGATTCTACCATTCTGCGCCGTGTAATTACCAGGTTATGGATTGCTGAAGGCTTCATTGAGGAGCAACAAGGCCAACTTCTAGAAGACACAGCAGAGGAGTACTACTATGAGCTAATCCATCGGAATCTCCTCCAACCAGATAACGGATCTTTTAACCAGGCTGAATGCAAAATGCATGACCTCTTAAGACAGCTTGCTTTGagtatatcaaaagaagagtgtttTATTGGTGATATTGAAACATTAAGTGGTGAGAATATGTCAAAACTACGACGAGTTACTGCCGTGAGTAAGAAGGAAGAATTAGTGTTGCCTAGCATGAATAAGGTGGAAGCTAAGGTGAGGACTTTCTTTACTGTTCATGGTCCACGGAGCATTGAGTATTCATTGTTCAAGAGATTTTTGCTTCTTCGTGTTTTGGTACTGAATTACTCACTTGTACAAAGCATTCCAGATTATATAGGAAGACTGATACATCTACGCCTACTTGATCTTGATTATACTGGCATATCTTGTCTTCCGGAATCCATTGGCTCCCTACAAAACCTTCAAATTTTGAGCTTGAATTATTGTGATGCTTTGCACAATCTTCCTTCGGCGATATCCCAATTGTACAGTTTAAGATGCCTTAGTCTTCTTGATACAAAAATAAATCAAGTTCAGAAAGGGATAGGAAAACTGAAGTTCCTCACTGATTTACGAGGGTTTCCGGTTGGGGCGGGAATTGAAAATGCTGATGTACAAGATGGATGGAAGTTGGAAGAGTTGTCATCTTTGTCATTGCTGAGGTATCTTACGTTGGTTAAATTGGAAAGAGCGGCTTGCTATAGTACAAATACATTACTGACGAACAAAAACCATCTAAAAGGACTAGTACTGGACTGGACATCATATTCAGAAGATGTTAGCACTGAGGAGGTCTTTGAGCAGCTAATACCTCCAAGCAACCTGGAAACCCTACATATTATTGGATTCCTTGGTCGGCAATACCCCAACTGGTTTGGTAACACTTGTTTGTCTTCGCTGGCACATGTGACCCTTAGAAATCTACGATGTGTGGATCTTCCACCTATTGGCCAGCTACCCAACTTGAAATTTCTAAGAATTGATGGAGCATATGCAGTTACCAAGGTTGGCCCTGAATTTGTTGGTTGCGGGAAGGGTGATCCCCTATGCAACGAATTAGTCGCTTTTCCTAAACTTGAATGGTTAGTCCTCAAGCATTTGCCCAACTGGGAGGAGTGGTCTTTttttgaagaaaaagaagaagcagaagatgctgatgatgaagggggagCAAATGGAGTTGCTGAGATTCAAAAGGAGGACGCCCAATCTGCAAGGTCGCGTCTGTTTCCTCGTTTGGTGAGGTTGAAACTTGAAGGCTGCTTAAAGCTGAGGGCTCTACCGCGACAACTTGGAGAGGACACTGTCAGCTTGAGGAAGCTCGAATTAATTAGAACAAACAACTTGAAGGCCGTGGAGGACTTCCCACACCTCACTGAGCTCCTTCATAAATGTGAAGGCCTGGAGAAGGTCTCCAATCTCCCTCAAGTGACAGACCTGCAAGTACGTGGTTGTCTGAACTTAAGCCGTGTAGAGGGGCTGGGCAGTTTGCAGCAGCTGGGGCTGGGCGAGGATACGCAAGAGATCTCTTCCCACTGGGTGCTTGGGCTTCAAAACCAGCACCAGCGACTTTATGGCGAAGACCTGGATGTCTACTCGTTGTCTACCAGTTAG